One window of the Populus nigra chromosome 4, ddPopNigr1.1, whole genome shotgun sequence genome contains the following:
- the LOC133691236 gene encoding L-ascorbate oxidase homolog: MVDECYIKSMWSFTLVVLLLVSFSIAEDPYRFYTWNVTYGDIYPLGVKQQGILINGKFPGPQIESVTNDNLIISVFNSLDEPFLLSWNGVQQRRNSWQDGVYGTNCPIPPGKNFTYVLQVKDQIGSYFYFPSLGMHKAAGGFGGFKIASRSVIPVPFPPPAGDFTILAGDWFKKNHTDLKAILDGGSDLPFPDGLLINGRGSNGYTFTVDQGKTYRLRISNVGLTTSINFRIQGHKMLLVEVEGTHSLQNTYDSLDIHLGQSYSVLVTADQAAQDYFIVVSTRFTSQVLTTTSILHYSNSAGSVSGSPPSGPTIQLDWSVEQARSLRRNLTASGPRPNPQGSYHYGLINTTHTVRLQNSAPIINGKQRYAVNSVSFIPADTPLKLADHFNIPGVFSLGSISNNPTGGGAYRQTSVMAADFRGYAEIVFENPEDNVQSWHIDGHNFFVVGMDGGQWSPASRLTYNLRDTISRCTVQVYPESWTAVYMPLDNVGMWNVRSENWARQYLGQQFYLRVYSPANSWRDEYPIPTNALLCGRAAGRLTRPV; this comes from the exons ATGGTGGATGAGTGTTACATCAAGAGCATGTGGTCTTTCACGCTAGTGGTCCTGTTGTTAGTGTCATTCAGTATTGCGGAAGACCCTTATAGGTTCTACACATGGAATGTTACTTATGGTGATATCTACCCTCTTGGAGTGAAGCAACAG GGGATATTGATAAATGGGAAGTTTCCAGGCCCACAGATTGAGTCGGTGACAAATGATAACTTGATTATCAGCGTGTTCAATAGCTTGGATGAACCTTTCCTCCTCTCTTG GAATGGTGTGCAGCAGAGAAGGAATTCATGGCAAGATGGAGTCTATGGTACAAACTGCCCCATCCCACCAGGGAAGAACTTCACTTATGTGCTCCAGGTGAAGGACCAGATTGGTAGCTACTTTTATTTCCCTTCCCTTGGCATGCACAAGGCTGCAGGAGGCTTTGGAGGCTTCAAAATCGCAAGCCGTTCTGTCATTCCTGTACCATTCCCTCCTCCTGCCGGCGATTTCACAATCCTGGCTGGTGATTGGTTCAAGAAGAATCATACA gatttaaaagcaattttagATGGTGGCAGTGATCTTCCCTTTCCAGATGGGCTTCTCATCAATGGTCGTGGATCAAATGGCTACACATTCACTGTTGATCAAG GCAAGACTTACAGGTTACGGATATCAAATGTGGGGCTCACCACTTCTATCAATTTCAGAATTCAGGGGCATAAAATGTTGCTGGTGGAGGTCGAAGGAACTCACTCACTGCAAAACACTTATGATTCCCTTGATATCCATTTGGGGCAATCCTATTCTGTTTTGGTTACAGCTGATCAAGCAGCACAAGATTACTTCATTGTTGTCTCAACACGCTTCACCTCTCAAGTGCTCACTACGACCTCCATTCTTCATTACAGTAATTCAGCAGGAAGTGTTTCAGGTTCTCCGCCCAGTGGACCAACTATTCAGCTGGACTGGTCTGTTGAACAAGCTCGATCCTTAAG GCGAAATCTAACCGCAAGTGGCCCAAGACCTAACCCTCAAGGTTCTTACCACTATGGATTGATCAACACAACTCATACAGTTAGACTTCAGAACTCTGCTCCAATTATTAATGGCAAGCAGAGGTATGCTGTCAATAGTGTGTCCTTCATCCCTGCCGATACTCCACTTAAACTTGCGGACCATTTCAATATCCCTGGAGTTTTCTCCCTAGGAAGCATCTCGAACAACCCCACTGGTGGTGGTGCTTACCGCCAGACTTCTGTCATGGCTGCTGATTTCAGAGGTTATGCTGAGATTGTTTTTGAGAATCCAGAAGATAATGTGCAGTCTTGGCACATTGATGGCCACAACTTCTTTGTTGTGGG GATGGATGGAGGGCAGTGGTCACCTGCAAGCAGATTAACTTACAATCTGAGAGACACAATTTCTCGTTGCACTGTTCAG GTCTATCCGGAGTCATGGACAGCAGTTTACATGCCCTTAGACAATGTGGGAATGTGGAACGTAAGGTCTGAGAACTGGGCACGCCAGTACTTAGGACAACAATTCTATCTTCGAGTCTATTCCCCAGCAAATTCCTGGAGAGATGAATATCCAATCCCCACAAATGCTCTTCTTTGTGGTCGAGCAGCAGGACGTCTAACTCGGCCTGTATAG